The Gymnogyps californianus isolate 813 chromosome 5, ASM1813914v2, whole genome shotgun sequence DNA segment CAGGTTTAAACATCATTTCATAGGCAAACAAAAGAAGATTCTTCTTAAAAACTAGTTTTTATAAATGCAGAATATATTGCATGAGGAACTGCtggtattttttaagaaaatatattgtgcGATTGTGGCTACAATGCACTGCTGCAAAGCATTGTTGTTTCTtataaaaactattaaaataaaaaacttattTGAACATAAAGAGTAAGAGAGCACAAGTCTTCCAACTACCTATGAAGAGCAGGATGGAAGTATTGCCAGTTTTTCCTGTGTTGACGTTTTACTAATGATAAGTTTTGGTGACCAACTCCCcagccaaaaaataaatatttttttaaaatcaggtgCATATTTCAAAGCTGCTATTGCAAGtgtgttttaaatgtaatgGACTTAAAAGTGTATGTACCAAAGAATTATAAAAATGCACTATAGTTTGAGTTATTGTTACATAAAGAACATATTAAAAAGACTGTCAAAATAAGTAGAAAGGGGATCAAAACTGAACTAACTGAATTAGTGCAGTACTGTAGCCAGGCTTCTAAAATCAGatatagaaaatataaatagacTGCTTTAGGTGATGATTCACCAGTGTCCAAAAAAGGAACAAGTATTGTGAAAGCTCAGTTAACTTGATCCAGAGCTCTGAGCAGTTCTTCACCCTGTAGCAGATTTCTGTTGCCTTGTATGGGAGCGTTTACTTCGCAATCGTAACTCGTGAGTTGGGGTAGTCCACTTTCATCCATCGACTGCCCTAGAAGTTTACTTGCTATGTCtaaagagggaggggaaggagaaaaagtgcACTTTATTCACCACGCTTAACCTTTCCTCCAAAATTGTTCATAAAGGAGGTAAGTTTGGATATGTTTTTGTCACTCACTTCTCTTTCACACagcccccctccacccccctcTACGTATTAAAAGAAGATACTAACCAGTTGATAGTAGAATGATTGTCTTTTGCTCCACTCCATTATGACCATTTGTTTTGCATCCCTTTACACGTTTCCAAGCAAGTGATGCATTTCCTCCACGGTCACCTGTCTGCTGGAATAAAGACCcctagaaagaaataaaataaatcttctttaTTGAATATTGTATCTTTCTAGCCCTCCACGTCCCTCTTCCAAACTCACAGTTCCTGTCACTAATTACTAACGTAGGCATTGTTACAATTTAAAGTGGACTTCATTCAGAACTTGGGGAGAAATATATTTCCAAGTACACTGgccttgaaaattatttaaaagaaaactgaatcaGATTTCAAGACCTTACTTCccttacagaaaacaattactAAATCCTGGTTATCATCAGTTACCATGCTCAAGATTAGCATGTTCGTGTACGCATACACACCCATTTAATTACCACTGCTCTTGTGTGAGTAAGCATCAGGTTTTCACTGAAGTCTCTAATGGTTTTCTGCACTGGAATTAATAGTGTAGACAGGAGATTCAGGAACCTCGGTAGGTCGATTCTATCTAAATTTAAGATGTAAATTCTGCTTGCACTCCAGTTATTGCCACCAAGCCATCTGACCCAAGTCTTGTGGGGAATGCAGTCCTAAGCCATTCTATTGCAGATATGGCTCCTTAACATACTGTTTTGACAGCAGCATAGAAGATATGGAGATTAGAAAGCTTTTAAGGCTCCATATAATTAGGGTAAGTAAGAAGAAGCTGCCACTGAAACAGATgggatggaaggaaaaaacaccatCTTAGTATCAAGTTTGCTAGCAAAAGTAGTTGAATCTGCAAAGTTTCATCTTGTTAGTAGTACTGACTGctgcaaaaagaggaaaaggtatTTCAGACTGCTGCCGTTATCCTGAACACTTAAAATAGTAAAGAACATGTTTTCAGGTTATAAAACAGCCATGCAAGTCAAAAGGACAGTTGTATAATAGAAGTTACAGTTAAACAACTCGGACTTAGAAGCTGCATTTCATAGTAAGGTCAGTCACCTACATTattgctggtttattttttttactgtgaatgCAATACAGCCCttcaaattaagaaagaaatagcTCGTGTCTTTTTCAATGTAATGATTTGGATCATTATTTCATAATCTTACTATAACACATCTTGCCCTTGTCTAATTCTCCTGTTTTCTAGAAAATTAAAGTAGCATTTTACTTTGGTCTTCACTTATTTTCACTCTTTGCAAAATAAGTCCCACTTCCTTACAGCTAAGAAGTTGTGGCAAGTTTTTGCACAATCCCAGAATACCATGTATTAAAAGCCTGGATTTAAcatagtttttcttctgtgagtgTGCAAGGCCTAGTTCATCCTCTCTGAAATAAACTGTGGAGAAAGAAGCCAAACAACAAAAGCACTTGCTTGAAATAACATCAGTAAGACCCAGCTACATGGAAAATTCAGCTTCTGACCATGCAGAAAccatcaaaatatttataacacTTCtgtcagatacagaaaaaagaaaaaggtttagCAACGGATGAAGTTTGAACCTATAAGCGTTGAAAAGGCACTAAGCATAGAAGCCTGAACACTATTAGAGCAGTTAATACAGAACTGCTTGTGTTCTGTGTATTTAATGACATCCCATGCTATTTTGAGTATTTTATCAGCAACACTATGTGACAGCTGTAGCACCATCGCATGAGAAAAAGGCAATGGAAGGCAATAAAATTTCTTGCAGAGCTGTGAATTCTTACAGGGCTACTGGAAGCAACAGAACAACATGCATGAAAGTGCAAAGCAtttagcaaatgaaaacaatggcatggtttgttttttttttttaaataaagtctgCTTGCCTCATAGAAAACAATGGCCATATAAAAGCTTTCTCAGCTCTTCTAGAGGACAGCAATGATAAAGACAGTATACAGTGACTTGTCTCATGCCCAAACCAGAATGCTAATACAGGAATAATTCatagttcagaagaaaaataatcctgcaCTGTAAGACATGATGGATGACTACACCTAGGAGACGGACCACTAGAGAAACAGACTCTCAAAGGCTACATTGCAGTAGGGGAGCTAAGAATTAACTGTGCAAAACTTAAAAGAACTGGGAATCTGCAATTAAGGCAAGAAGAGACAGAACAGTATGTAAAGACAAAGCTCaagatttcaaaatactaaGAACTGACAGTAAGAAACAAAGGTAATGGAGACAAAATACCCTTGCAGAAAATAACAAGCTGGATAGCCCCAATTAAGTGACGCAAATCTAAGAATACCTAAAAAGGTTCTTTTGAATAGCTAGGACAGATGATGATGAGCTACTCACAGTCGCACACACTAATACTAGAGAGAGCGTGCATGAAATGAAAGTGGTAGTAATATACATTTGCTAGGTTACATGAATTCTATTCCCTTTTGGTTCAGATGGCCTTGTTATCTGATCAAATAAAGGAATCTCAGACTTgatggaaaaatgaaagcatacaAAGAAGCATAAGAACACTATCTCCAGTATTGACAAATACGAAAATTGAGTTTGAATTCAAAAGTGAATATAGCAATTATAAATTTAAATGTGATGTCTTACATTTCTGCATATTCTACTGAAGAACATATATGTTCACAAAAGAGTATATTCTACCTAATCAAGAAATGTGCTTGGGTATAGAGGGCACTTTTGAAACAGCTGACAGTAAAAGAGAACTAAAATCGGAGTATCCGCATATATGTGGGAATTTCACTATCTAACAATTATCTCCGATCCCAAGATTCCACTGCATACCAACAGCTAAACTCAGGAGTCTGCACTGATGCCTCATTTCAGAAACTGCAAGGTtaaaagtgaatattttaaaatggtaaaacaAAACTCACAATTCCAACTGCCTGAAAAAGTGAACCATCATGTTCCATTTTTCGTTTTCTCTGAGCATTATGCAAAGCTAGCATCTTTGGATTTAGTTCTTCATCCATTGCAGTAGATCTAAGAAAAATTGATTCAGGCTGTTAAGACGTTTCTACTATCCTCAAGCCATTCTTCTTTTGTGGACACTTATACACAATATCACAGAACTGAATTTATGAACTATActacttttctttcataattGACTCATTTCAACAATCATTGTCTATGAGCATAGCAAATGTTAGCTTTTAATCTTGCTGTGAAGCTCAGAACGAGTtataacaaaaattttaaagtctttgcagaaaaaaaaagcataaaagttCAGCAATTCACTTTCaacagaaagaagggagggaagggtgaGGAAAAGTCTATTCTGAATATTTCTATGTACAGATAAATCTTCTATGTATCAAAAGTCTGATGTTTGAATTTGTAGAGTTTTCTATCATGATATATATCTACTACATATGCCACAGTCCATCATTATGAAATAcagctcattttaaaagcaataaacgTAGCACACAGACTGTAGTCGCCTCTTACCTCATAACAAAGTGgacaagaaaagcaacagaaacattGTGTGGGTATAACTACTCGTAAATTGCCTActgcattcttttaaaaaggctgTATGTCAGATACAAGAGCAGAACAAAATTATGAACATAGTTTGCATACAGTAGCTGCCTATTACATAAGATGTTTATGTAAAAGCTACTGCGAAATTAACTTTAGGGAAGcttactataaaaaaaaaaaaccaaacttgttTGAAATGTCCAAATTTAAATGTATCAATTTCTACTTTGAAGTAAAATGCCGAAGACAACATACAACAGTTGGCAGTATTTAAAAGTGTATTGTATCTAATTTCATGAACCAAGATACTAGGGCTTAagcttcacttttaaaataccttttattcAGAGTGACTGTTAGCAAACTGGGCGCTCCTGGACaagatttttctgtctgatccaatgttccttttcctgctctgatTGGAGATGCAGTTCGACTCCTGTTCCCACCGTAAGGTGATGCTGGGGCACTACTCGTTTCACTGATGATGTGGACAGGAGATGAAGGAACAATTAGTGTCTTCACGTCATCCACACGTTCTGtcactggttttatttcatCAGCAGTACTTGATGGTGTCTGAGTCTGCTGAAATATAGTAATGGTGGCTGCATTTTGAGAGCCGGAAGAACTGCTTTCCAGCGGAGATAGCTGATCAAAGGATCGCAACTGGAAGTCATCATCCATTGGGATGTAAGGAGCCAACATCTCCAAATCTAAATCAGTTTCCTGGAAAAGACGAggtaaaaattataaatatgtaaGAACATCTCAGCTATGACTTCAAGGCTTCATTAAGGCTCTTCCTTTTACCAAAGccttacagtatttttttgcaatttattttaattaaaatattacataaaagAGGACGGAGGTTCCTGAAGACATGCTAAGAGGAAGAGAAGCACATTGAGAATAAGTATTAAGATGATACAGAATTTTAAGTTAATGTACATTACCTGAGTAGAGAATGgattttttgcttctgtatcTATTGCAAAGAGTTTCTCCACTAATTCCAGTTTGAATTCATTAGCCATATCATTATCCACATCAAAGCAGTAGTCGTTGGGACTACTGGgctgtgaaaacattttgagcGCAGTTTTAAGTTTCTGTCATTACATCATTTTGCATCGTATCTACAGattctctgaaaaatgttctAATGTAAAAACTAATTCCAAGCTGTAGctgcacaaaattaaaatgggaaaggaaaatacttaCATTTATCAGTACACATTCAATTTTACCCCACTTGGGAAGCACATGATTAGCTGGAACCTGGAAGTAGCCTCtacagtaatttatttcaacTAATTTTCTGTTTAGAGAAGTAGTCTCTGAACCATGCTTTTCTAGAAAGACCAATCCCAAGCTGCTCTTATTTCTATCAGGTGGTATTGCAGGCGTTTGCAAGACTGACTTTAATGAAAAGATAATTCTCAGTATGAGAATCTATCTTCTTCCTCAGATCACGGCATGAGCTTAAGTCACaacatagaaataattttcaattcCTGTCTTGGCTCCATCCTTAACCAGATTTGCTCCACAAACCCGAACAGCACATACATTTTAATGACAGCATATCCAAATTACGTAACTAACCTCAGGTGAACTTTGGCTGGTACTTGCATCAGAAGGGCTGGTTGGTTGCTCTTGCACCTGAGGCATGGTAAAAGAAAGTTCGAGTGGCTCTGTGTTTGGCTCCAGCTTTGATACAACTTCTCTATTGAGCGCAGGATCAGCATTGCTACGAAGTGGCTTTGTAGTTTCAGAGGCAGGCAGTGGGGACATTGCCATATTTATATTCTGCAATTTCTCACTGGATGAGGGGAGCATTACATCGTTATACAAAGGAACTTCATCACATTGTTGTTCATCAGActctataaaaattaaaagaaaccatCAACCTAAGTAACGATACTGTGTGTGTCTACGGACCTCATTAAATTTAAACAGTGGCTGAAATACCACTAGGCAAGTGATACTGGGAAGTTATTCTTCGAAATTTACTCTAAAATACTAACTTTACTAATTAGCATGCTCTCCAATTTAAATGCGCACCCACCATTACTGCTGAAATCTAGAGAGATAATTgtgtctccagcagctggggCCAGCACAGTTAAAGCATCTGGTTCCTGTTTAAGTTTTTCAAACAGGCTGTTGGTATCATCCAGGTCATCTTTGCTGAATATTTTGGTCATTTTCATATCAGGAGACTCCACTGGTTTCAGCATACACTCAGTTTGTCCAAGGGAAAAAATCAAGTCCTTCTGAACAATTCCACTGTCAGACAGAGAGGAAGATGACTGTTAAAGAACAGCTAAAAGGAATAAATTCAGGCTTAACAGTTTCgtaagttgaaaaaaaaaaaagacaaaaaaaaaatcacaaaaaaacccccaaaaatcccaaaacacCACTCACACCACACCACAAAATTACCAGGATAGGAgctttaagaattttttttgttactcaTTCTTTCCTCAAATATAATAGACAAAGCAAGCACTAATTGTGGTGCCATcagaaaaagtaacaaaaataaacatgcttttctgaaagcatgagaaagtaagaaaaaaaagaaaaaagttaagatAGTTCctaaaacacttttctttattGTAAATGAATGCGCACTATGTTGATAGATTGATACTGGTCCATCCActaaagttttgaaaaactAGTTTAGGACTATTACACAATTGCAGAAAAACAGTCAACAAGTCTGCCTTCAGTTGAAGCTTtcaattaaaagagaaattctaAGGAAGGAAGATAAATAGGATTAAGACAGACACCATTACTGCTGCTCCGACTCCATGACTAAAAGTTCTTAGTGGAAATTAACTGCTCCAGACTGCGGACAAAGATTAGAGAGTTGTCTAGAACGCACACAAATTCTCAAATGCTTCCACTGCATTAGTACAGAAGAGGCTGGCCCTACTCTCACTGGCCTGCAGAGATCTTCCTACTGACATCACTAGatcaaaaaagtgttttgttttcaaatacaattcCTAATCCTAAGACTGGCAGTATTCTAAGCAAAATTTCATTGGCAGGAAATAGTAACATCATAACATATTCAACGGGGGAATCACATCTCAGCAAGTTGAAAAAAGATGCAGTGCCATCAGAATCTGACTTTGTCTACAGTAAAAATGATGACAAAGAATAGCGATGTCCACTCAACTTACCTCAACACATAGTTTACGCACACTATGCACTGTGGCTGAGAATTCTTAGTGTTGTATATAACAGTTGCTTGAGTTTCAACCCAGACATAGCCACCTTGTTTAGCAAGCATTCTGTACTGTCCTGTTGTCACCTGCCCTTTTGTGAACACTAAAAGCAGAAAGGACACCAGCTTTAattacaggcagaaaaaaacgAAACCATTTAAGATAAGTATTCACTGCAGATTCATATCTGCAATTAAAAGAAAGCCCtcattcttctgctgttttccccCGGTGCTGTATCTCATCTCTTGTAGTTGGAGGGctttaaatacatcttttcaCTTACTGTCGTGGTGTGTTTTGGTCAGATGATCAGAATCCAGCGCGTGATAGTACTCATAGATTGAGCGACCCAGGAGTTCCTCTGGCTCATACCCCATCAACTCTGTAATTCTTTAAAACAAGGGGAAAAGTTGCTAAGTAAAAGCAGGCAGGGACTAGCACAAACACTAGAGCATTTGGATGCTTGCACACCCAGAAAAATCCTAAGAGTCACTTCCATACAAATCAGCAGCAATTTTGGTTTACCAggagttttcattttgaaataaattgctattttttatgcttctttaaaagagaaatttcagcAGGCATAGGATTTTACTTCTCACTGAATATTTATAAATCATGTCCTGTGATGGACATGATTAAGTAaatccctgcttttttttttttttttttttttgcttaaaggTAGACCAGCTACTTATGGACTAGCATATCCAGCTTATGCAAATATgagaatttaataaaataacaaagacaTGCTTCAACAGTTTTAAACCTGCAACTAAGAGAAATTAGGAATCAGATTTATTCTTCCCACTCAACCGCTGccagcttttaaagaaaacagaatttccgTCAGCCCCCAGAGGGCAGTGCTAACCAGAGGAACCATTTGTTTTGCCCTATTCTACAGGCAGAATGTGACCAAATAAGTACCTTTTATGTGACACCATCAGTCCTAGAAAAGTAGTTactgcagaggacagaaaataacCTGCACTAACATCTCTTGCATCTAACTGCAGCAACTAATTAGAAGTTCGTTTTTGTTATAAAGGAAACAGGCAGTAACAAATACCACccaattaaaaacacaaaaaaccccaaacagacaaaaaaaccccaaacaacaaaaaacctcaagcTAATCATTTCcctcacttctgtttttctaatttgTCGTGCTAAGTTTCCAGAGGATAGTAAGAGCAGTCTTATGTATTTGACTACATCCATGATTTGTACCAGAACACAAAAATCTCACTTTCAACAGCAGATGTATTGCGTTACAAGTACAGCTgaacttttggggttttttggactAGAGAAAGCAGACACTGATCTcctgaggaagggagaggagggaagtgGTAGCAATAAAATGCATCTGACAAGTATTACACACACACTCTCTTCAGTCAAAAATGCACCACCATCTTTGACAAACCTACAATCCTTCCTGGTTTTTCAGTGTCCGCAAGAATGTTCTCATTTCAATTTAATCACTGCCACTACACTAAGACCAGTCTGAACAGGCAGTTAACTGCAGGCAAAGGATTTATTCCAAAGTAATATCCCTGCACCCTCCTTAGACTTAAAAATCTGGCTTTTAAATAAGACATCCTGATCAGTTACTAAAAGCCAAAGTATCCCACCGATGATTCCATTGCACAGATGAATCAAGCTAACGAGTAAGACTACATAAATGTGTAAGGCCAACATTGGCCAACATGTACCAAACCCTGCAAATCCTTcaaatgaattcttttttcaAGTACAAAATATGTATTACCTTTCATCACAATAGGAAAATTTCATATCAAGACTGTGACGACTGAGGAACGTTTTACTGTCCAAGGGGACCTCAATGTTTGATGGATGAGGAATAGGTTCACAGATCAACACCAGACACGTCATGGGAGGCTTTTTGTAGCCACAGTGAGTTTGATTACCGCATGTGTCGTATACACGAATGTGTCCAGTGCAGTGGAGTACCTATGGGAaagttatgttttaaaaagagactaGGTTCTTGTCTGTCAGACAACACAATCATATTTCCATTAGCACACCCGGAGCGAagtccttcccctccccacccctcgACGTGATAGCAACAACAGAAAGGCAGCAGTGCTTTCAGATGGATGGCTAAAGGAGAGCAACAATTCTCTTCCTCACACTACGCAGACTGCGTTGAGTACACAGGCTGCCAACTCTTTCCTCTCGGCACTGGCTGAAGCAATGCTAgacatttctgcatttctgtgaacTGTTCTTTGAAAGTTACATTAATGACGACACCGATAAGCAATTGCCTCAGCAAAAGGTATCTTACTGTTTAAATTTGAAAGTTATGGTAATAGTAGCAACCTCCATTTTAGATCTTTTGCAGAAGTGATGTTAGAGATCAAATATATTCTTCAAGAGACAagaagttttgcattttgtggtttgggtttttttaaccattcTGAAGTGGAAATTGTTCACAGAcagcagcaaagacaaaaagttGTTTGATCCAGAGTAACTAAATTTAAGTTATAAAAGAGCATTGTGAGCCATAATACCACTCGATACAGTAAAAGGTTACTTTTTGtccagaggagaaaatgcaTTCACTGCAGAAAGTTATCAGGCTGGGCTCTTTTTGTTCCAACTGTCACAAAAGGGATAGCCAGCAGCTTCAGAAAGAATGGTATTGAAGTCCTTCAGAGAGACCTCAACTGTCACATTTACAGTGTCAAATCAAAAGAAATCAGGTATCAGCATAAGTGGtgtcaagtatttttttctcagaggagAAGGCTTTATGCAAACATATTTAGTAATTATAATTTCTAGTAAGTAAATGACCTCCAATTTAAAATGGAGAATTCATTAAAAGAGttttgaaaaactaaaacattgTTTCAGTTACCTCCGTGATGTATTCAGCATTAAAATTCAGCATATTGAAGGACAATCATTAAATTAGTTAAGTACTTGGTGAAAGTCCAGCTCATTACATGAagtaaaaatgttgaaatatacTGTTATGACATTTGAAGAGGAAGCTGCCAAACTACGTAAATATTCCTTTGCATTAGTTACCTTCCACGTAGCAGACTTTATATTCACTGTTCTTCCTCTGCTAGTCAGCGTACACTTCATTCTGAGAAAAAAGCTGCGCTCCGTGTTTTGCTCTTTGCCCTTTTTCACAGGACCTAGCAAAAGCAAATAGTAAACCAATTCTTAAGCTCTTGGATCATCTTCCAAAGCCATAAAAAAGTGTTATAGAACTCTAAGACTAGGGGAAGAcccaaaaaataaattaaaaagattgaTAAACCTAACAGCACTTTCAATAATAACACTTTTCAGAATGAGTTTTACTGTAAGGTAGGCAAAAAACTGAAGTTTCAATGTTTTCAGATCAGTATCGTATTTGTAGCCAACTCCACACTCCCAGATTTCAGGAAAGaggtggggagaaagagagactgattgaaaattttatatattttaaaattgtgacAGAGGACAAGAAAAGCATGTGCAGAATGAGAAGTACTGCTGAATTGGTTTCCACTGAAATGCATCGGTAACTGACTGTGGGGAGGTTCAAATCAGATGTGTTTTGGGCCTGTAGCTCTTCAGGACTGcagtattttaagtttttcaaTTCAGAATTAACAATTCTACTACATGCATCCGAATATTTCCACAGTGATATACACTCTTAGAGTAAACAGGGACCAAGTTTTGAAACACATTATTAGCattcttggggggaaaaaaagtcaagaaatcCTAATACAAATTAATATTAGAGGCCCTAATTTTTTAGCCTTACTTGCTAACAGCAGGCTTTAACTTAAGATTTTGCCTTTACAGGGGAGAACCTTTCAGAGTCAATTACTAGCTAGGCTATTCTgggcaaagaaaatgcaaactgaTCCTATCAGGAGAGCTGCAAGCAGCTCGCTGTGCGTGGAAGAAGGAAATAGAGCACCTAGGATAAGGAGCAGTGGAAGAGCAAGTTTGCCAAGGCGTGCTAAGGAGTGAGGATCAAATCATGGCAGAGGGTGGAAGTTTAGAATATGTGAGCTTACTTCTGATACAAGTTTATACGATAATTTGCTCTCATCCTCCACAGAAAATAGTAGCTATGAAATTCTTCATGGTGGCTTGCACTGCAACTACTAGTTTGACAAAATTCATTAGAAAAACGTTAAAGCCCCTATGCtacattttctgttgcttctaGCAGAGGCAAAGACCAATGGAGACAAGTCTACTTTATGCCACATCAAAATATCCTCAGTaagctgggggggggcagggaacaGTTCAGAGAAGCAGCCAAAACTTATTTAAatcagtatgtttttaaaagagttACACCAATCTAGAAATTCATAGTTGAAGATCACACACTGTTATTGTAACCAAGTCCCGATTAAGTCCTTAAGGCTCTGCTTTAAGAAGCAACTGTAAAAGATGGAGCAACTTTCTCAAGTCTGATTCAGCACTGGACATGATTTTGAAAATCGCCaactttaaaagtttaaaaagcaactttgtAAAATCAGAATGCAGTTCAGTTTCTGCCAATCACATTTATATTCATTTGCACCTGTACAATCCCAAAGGGGAGTATTTAATACtcaattcaaaaccaaaataattccACTGATGTAAGAGCTGCAGTAGAATGCAAACTGGGAATactaataaatataaaaatgtactaTTACTGTAATTTAGACTTTTGTCTGCCAActtcatttgcaaaacagattttgtaaTAATGCTTTCCAGACATCTTATTCCAGTCTGGTCAATTTAGACACGCTAGAGTCTGTTTGCATGAAACTCAGTAATATGACATTTTTAAGAATAAGCTTTTGCAACAAGACCAGTTTTTTTACACTGCTTTAGTGAAGTTGTTTCCCCACACCCCCCCAGATGTATTACTGTATTccaaaaggggagggaaaaaacgTCTAACCTAGCCTTAGAAACATACTTCAATACTAAGGGCAGACAAGTTTAGAAAATGCTTACAAAATCAAAGTCGGGGCCCTTAATGCTATGATATCTTATCAGGTCTCTTCCACTGAATTAAATAGAATGACAACATAAAAGACTTCTGATTTACAGTGCTACATGAAAGCAGAGGTCAGACTTGGTAATTTATCACTATCTAGATTCAGAGTTCATATAACCCTTGTTTGATGAAATAGGAATTAGAGAGGTCAGATTTTAGACTCCTAACAACTGAGTAAGGCGCATTTGTTTGGAGGCATGCAGGCTGCCAAGTCTTTATAGTCATTAACAAACCTTTAGAAGACATAAAAACAGTAATTCATGGGCATTTGTTAAATTCAAAAGCATACAGAATACGTGAACACAGTGTTCTACTCCCTTAGACGGAGAAAAGAAGAGTCAGAAATCTGTGAAAAGATACCAATTTCATGCACCAATTAAAAGGTGCAGAGAAGCATCAATCCCAAAGCCCTTTTTGGGGCTGTCCAAGTATTCCCCAATGAGTTTTTCGGTGTCCTAAATATGGTATCTTTTTTGTGGCTTAAGTATACCACCACAgatttcacatttgcttttaaattgtcCTGGAAAGGCAAGCCCAGACCAAGACAAATGCCCCAATTTAACTTCTCCATATCCTTCTATAGCAATGGCTTAAGACCATTCCCATTCAACCTACCTCTCATTTTATTCCTCTAGGCACGCTAATTCTTTCAACCCTCAATAACTCCATTTTagtcattaattttgttt contains these protein-coding regions:
- the HIF1A gene encoding hypoxia-inducible factor 1-alpha isoform X2; translated protein: MFLIKRISSERRKEKSRDAARCRRSKESEVFYELAHQLPLPHTVSAHLDKASIMRLTISYLRMRKLLDAGELETEAKMEKELNCFYLKALDGFVMVLSEDGDMIYMSENVNKCMGLTQFELTGHSVFDFTHPCDHEELREMLTHRNGPVKKGKEQNTERSFFLRMKCTLTSRGRTVNIKSATWKVLHCTGHIRVYDTCGNQTHCGYKKPPMTCLVLICEPIPHPSNIEVPLDSKTFLSRHSLDMKFSYCDERITELMGYEPEELLGRSIYEYYHALDSDHLTKTHHDMFTKGQVTTGQYRMLAKQGGYVWVETQATVIYNTKNSQPQCIVCVNYVLSGIVQKDLIFSLGQTECMLKPVESPDMKMTKIFSKDDLDDTNSLFEKLKQEPDALTVLAPAAGDTIISLDFSSNESDEQQCDEVPLYNDVMLPSSSEKLQNINMAMSPLPASETTKPLRSNADPALNREVVSKLEPNTEPLELSFTMPQVQEQPTSPSDASTSQSSPEPSSPNDYCFDVDNDMANEFKLELVEKLFAIDTEAKNPFSTQETDLDLEMLAPYIPMDDDFQLRSFDQLSPLESSSSGSQNAATITIFQQTQTPSSTADEIKPVTERVDDVKTLIVPSSPVHIISETSSAPASPYGGNRSRTASPIRAGKGTLDQTEKSCPGAPSLLTVTLNKRSTAMDEELNPKMLALHNAQRKRKMEHDGSLFQAVGIGSLFQQTGDRGGNASLAWKRVKGCKTNGHNGVEQKTIILLSTDIASKLLGQSMDESGLPQLTSYDCEVNAPIQGNRNLLQGEELLRALDQVN
- the HIF1A gene encoding hypoxia-inducible factor 1-alpha isoform X1; this encodes MESPGGVTDKKRISSERRKEKSRDAARCRRSKESEVFYELAHQLPLPHTVSAHLDKASIMRLTISYLRMRKLLDAGELETEAKMEKELNCFYLKALDGFVMVLSEDGDMIYMSENVNKCMGLTQFELTGHSVFDFTHPCDHEELREMLTHRNGPVKKGKEQNTERSFFLRMKCTLTSRGRTVNIKSATWKVLHCTGHIRVYDTCGNQTHCGYKKPPMTCLVLICEPIPHPSNIEVPLDSKTFLSRHSLDMKFSYCDERITELMGYEPEELLGRSIYEYYHALDSDHLTKTHHDMFTKGQVTTGQYRMLAKQGGYVWVETQATVIYNTKNSQPQCIVCVNYVLSGIVQKDLIFSLGQTECMLKPVESPDMKMTKIFSKDDLDDTNSLFEKLKQEPDALTVLAPAAGDTIISLDFSSNESDEQQCDEVPLYNDVMLPSSSEKLQNINMAMSPLPASETTKPLRSNADPALNREVVSKLEPNTEPLELSFTMPQVQEQPTSPSDASTSQSSPEPSSPNDYCFDVDNDMANEFKLELVEKLFAIDTEAKNPFSTQETDLDLEMLAPYIPMDDDFQLRSFDQLSPLESSSSGSQNAATITIFQQTQTPSSTADEIKPVTERVDDVKTLIVPSSPVHIISETSSAPASPYGGNRSRTASPIRAGKGTLDQTEKSCPGAPSLLTVTLNKRSTAMDEELNPKMLALHNAQRKRKMEHDGSLFQAVGIGSLFQQTGDRGGNASLAWKRVKGCKTNGHNGVEQKTIILLSTDIASKLLGQSMDESGLPQLTSYDCEVNAPIQGNRNLLQGEELLRALDQVN